In the Populus trichocarpa isolate Nisqually-1 chromosome 1, P.trichocarpa_v4.1, whole genome shotgun sequence genome, gataaaaattaatagaaacacAAAATGGACGACAtaatggatttttaaaaaaattagcgtTAATTTCTAGActataagagaaaaaagagataggaaaagaaaaatattcatagTAGCTCAACCGCACTTTATTCGTGAACAAGCATCCCACCACCGCAAAGAAAATGACCCACCTTTCAAACATCGTCGTTGACGCAAACTTTTAACCATCGGTAGGGGAGGCACACACCACCCAAAAAGCATGGGTGACTTTCATTTGCTAACGTGTGTGTGACACATatcaatcatttttaaaaatcttttttatatatatggttAAAGACTTAATTGCCCTtcatccaaatatatatttacaaaataattgtGTTGAAAAGATCTAAATGCCTCTAAACACAAgttctatcctttttttattttaagagaaatATGATCTTTTTACTATGCATttaatgaaattacaaaaagacCATAAAACTattctttctaattttaaattttcttactTTTAAAAGTGTTTAAATCATTACACTGTTTATTTAGAACGCAAACAAACTAACTTGTccctattaaaaataataataactaataaatcCCATTGAAACACCTTTATACACCTGAGACAAAgttaaacaagttttttttccaaaagaaaataacaatttcaaTGGAAATCAAAGTGAAATGAGAATGCAcggtcaaaaataaattttaaaaaacaaaataaaaaaaacaaccgaaTAATGCAAAGCTAAACAGACTAGTTAAGACTTTACGTTTCTCTAACATAAAGCATGTGGTTGCATTGTTTAACCTCCATGCTTTAGgtattctttttcattttgttcaATTATGTCTGCCTATCTTCTTCTTCGATTACCTCAGGTTATACTCAACCGAATGCTTATACCGTTTATATAACAACCGGCGGCATCGCCCGGCAATTCACATAGCATGTACTATAACTCAAAACATTCAACTCGGAACAGAGAACGCAAATCCTTTATCAAATGAAAACTTCATCAAAGGAAGAAGGATATTAAGGGAAGACTAATGCCAATGAAACACAGTCAAACCAAGAAAATcccaaatgttaaaataatgtCCATGCGTCTCTCTCTAATGGCTGCAGGGTatataacatttgatttttgttgtatGGTAGGTGGGTTGCTCAATTGAGTCAGCTGCATGCCTATTCTAGTCAAAAGGCTTAAGAAAGTAGCTATactattttaaaagtgttttgttgCTACGACTTCTTGGAGGTTGCAGcaccaatcaaaatatttttaaaaccatattcTTTTGTGTAGTTGCTGTGTTACTTTACAAGCACCCGCATGgttaatttgtttgaatttttcttagGAATGCATGGTGTGTTGAAGAAATGTCTTCAATTTGTTAATATTCTCCCAAGTTTATATGCTTTCTATCATTTTAATAAccagaattattttgataattaagcAACAAAGCATTTGGGATATGATGATATGAGCTACATGAACATTGCACCTCTTCAGTTAAGTTGATCTAATTGGCATTGTCTAATAGAAATGCGTCAACATATTATACCTCATACATGTAACATATtatgaaaagttaaaattaaaatgacgtTAGTATTTTTACTGTAGCCAATTTAATGTTCACCTCtcattttattgtggatttcagtagtaatatttttgaaaagtttcaatttgatctttaaatttttattttatacaattgaGCTCTTTTCAGCTCAAATTGAAggctaattatatatttttttggggtgagggttgaattaaaagaaagaggacTTAAGTGAAAAATAAGGGTAATATAAGTGACGGCTCTGCAATTTGtttgaaaagttcattttattagtctctcatttttttaagttattagataatAGGTccctataaattttaaacattaCATTTTGATATCATactttattttcctcttttttagtGGATGAGAGAGATAAGATTGCTAGATTCCGACTTAGAAAGAGAATTGTTATTAACAATAATTACAATCactaaaatgattaatttttatgtcaaatgatTTCATATGATGAAGGGAGATTAAGTGTTTCCTTACCTTGAAAACATCTAAACCAACATAATTGAgctttgaaagatttttttgtttcggATTGATTATGAGTTTTaaggtattgtttttttttcttttcttgaaggcCATAAATTGATTAAACAAGAGTCCAAGGGTGTTTCCTAaatattttaggttaaaaataaattgaaataggtttttatgttgaaaaaataagaaccctattcaaaaactattttttacatttatgttttgattaattCCTCTTCTTTgcgatcattttttttacttatttagtttttttaaataacaattatttttatattatataaatattaaagataaattaaatttttattaataataaatatatatttatgtgaatataataaaatcaagtataaaAACAGACGATAGATGATGTGAGAACTCAATCCCATTCAATTTCAGAATCAAAATGGGGAATATTTCCCGGCTCAAAGGTGCAAGAAAGTTGTTCGCTGAGGCTGTGGCATGTGTATATTGAATTCTTTGTTTCGAACAGATCCATTATCCCGCTTGACGAACTGAGAGATGATTaataaacaagagaaaaggACTAATCAatggtttaattttcaatttcgaaCAACATAGTACATGCATTGCAAAAGTCAAGATTTTTATCAAGAGAATTTTGATCTTTCTCATTGTAGAGAATTTCCCATTTAACTTCGTAAATACATATCtatatgatattaattataaaaaaattaaaaattataagatttgaacttataattattttgtcaatAAAAATACTGTTAAGTTTGCACAAGCTCCAttatattatgctattaattataaaagaaaataaacatttgaAATCGTAATTAtgtgaatttattaaaatataaaaatatctcattttaaaaacttaatctcacaaataagattttaaaatattatttatattattttttaatactaataaataaataagcgtGTTCTTTGCCACACTCTTGAAACTAGTGAAAACTATTTTTATGGACCATCAAACGTGGGAGATTTTTTCCTAGAAAAACAAGATAGGTTATTGTCAATCAAAAGATTAGCAATACTTGTTGACTAATTAATATTGAATTCAAGGCTTTGATTTAGCAAAAATCAAGTTGGTGAGGCATGTGATGCAAATCTTTCCAATCTCGACCAAGCCtaataaaccaaaaactataatatataaaaaaaataaacctaaccATCTATACTTTTCCTTCTAAATATTCATACCTCTTCAACTTTATTATACATTTCATGATAATCACTTGAAACTACAAGAGAGGATTACCATACGAGCTGCCAATGAAACACAgtcaaaccaagaaaaatccCAAATGGCATACAATGTCCAAGCATTTCTCCATAGACTGCGCAGGATAAACAACATATGATTTCCATGCATGGTAGGTTAAGGTTTGCTCAATTGAGTCAAATTCCCATGCAAGTCAAAAGGCAAGGAAGTAAGTAGTGATACTTGAATTATTTACTAGTACAATCTTGGAGGCTGCAACACGATTTTAACTAAGAAAATTGATCCGAGTAATTAATTGTCTAGGTAGTCTTAAAACCTTATATTATATTGGGTCATTTTCGTATTATACAAGCACACGTACGTCTAGTTAACTTGTTTGAATTTCATTTGGTCTCCGATATTATTCTCCCAAAGTTTGTAAgcttatcattttaataatcaaaattacTTAATTTGATAATTAGTCAAGCACACATTTTGAATATCGTTAATTAAATGATGACGTGAGCTCCAATTGCATTGATTTATACAATCTTGATGTGAACGGTACTGTGGTTGAGATTCTTTAATATACTTAGACATTagattctttatatatatatagtaatggaTTTCTTTAAGTAGTCTACATATTAATtgagattagattttttttctcgagTGATCTCGAATGAATTTCATAACTTTTCTTGAATGCTAACTctaaattttgaatataaaaagtcaagaaataaaacaaatcccTTTTAAAATGGCGAAGTGAGCTAGATCTGTGGAATGTGCATCTTTAGAATTCAACTTATCATGTTGTTGAACGGGAACAATCTAATGTTTTGGAACCACCTATGTGAACTTGGCatgtatcaatatatatatctaCTTGAATTAAAGGAGTTGGCCAGATtgatttttaagagtttttttttcttagatttaagTTTTAAGGCTATCATCGaggagaatttattaaattcttttgaaaatattaggctaatatagaaaatatgtttttaaaaatcactaaaaaaataattttagtttacaTGCAAGTTGTCCATcggaaaaaattataagtcatttactgtaaattaaattaaatttttttaaatgtaaaaaaaatatctaagcgATGAAGAACTAtttaacattgttattaaatatgGTTTAGTGTGTCGAACTTAAAAACTCTTGACCGAACTCCTTGTCTAgtcatatttcaaattaaatcatgtaaaattGTTATAACGTGACCTAGTCAACTTGATAGATATAAtgaccaaaaattaaaagaaaaaataatgaccataataaaaaaatttcaatttagtaACGTGACCTAGTCAACTTAGTAAGAACATAGTTTgacctttttaaaaatttcaagattaaaaCAATCAAACGGTAATATATTTGATCGatctgggttaacctgtcaaacttgtGACCAGGATCGTGAATTCCACTAgatctaataataattaattatatgataacaaattTGAAGACCAGTTCAAAACCAACTAAATataacaccaaaaaataatCTTAGCGTTGTAAAGATATCTTAAGCCTTTAACTGAGGAAAACAGAATGAAAACTTTTTTCCTACATTTAATATCAGTGATCCATGTTTGCATTTTAATCTTATGGTTAAATTCAATTTGTTATTTAACACATTCATATACATTACAAATAtcatataattatgatttatgttTCTATTTCCTATCAAAATTTCAGTATAATCTTCTTTGTCCGAGTCATCAAACagttcttctcttcttctaaaAAACCTATATAACGATCAAGgagagtttcaaatcccacacaTAACAACTTATATCCAGGTTTTGGGTCTGAGGtcattcaatcaatcaaaacaaaataatacacACCTATTGAAGTTCATTAAGTACATTTAAACAATTTAAGCTTAACTTTACATAAGAGAGCATTTCATTACAAGAACAACATTATAAATACTTATTCATATTATAATCCTCGTTCATTTGAATTACAATATACTACTAAGAACCCACCTAATATTGTAACTAAGAAAATTAGAATCTTGTCTCAACATGTGATATTCTAGCTAGATCATGAACATGTAAAACatagaaatttaaataaaatatctatcaTAATATAATTAAGGTATGTCAGATATAACATGTACATGATTTTTCATGGAACAAACCTccataatttcttttgataataACATAATTGACTCATTTGATATAATCTCTACTAACCTTGAGTATTATATAGTCACTTTGTCAAGGTAATTCCAAGCTCTATCTTCCCATCTAGAAGTTATATCTTGTTCATAAATCCATCTTGAAAACTTTATGTATCGAAGCTCACCATAAGGTTTATTGATGGTAAAGGCTTATTCCACGCATCCTACTCTATACCATTAATTTATCAAGGGTAAATTAtcatttatacttttttttctctatatgtTCCTTAAGGAATCTGATCATTTACTAGTATCGtcctataattttaaataagtataattaatgatttatcAATTTCTATTTTCCATAATGAATCTTTAACATTGATTTAACTTGATTTAGTTTGAGCCAACACATCATTAGTCGTTCATTTTATAACAAACTTTTATGTACACATGTCTTCACATGCATCAATACACTTATTCATCCCTTGGATTGACCATcatatttcttgaaatatacAAGCATAAATGTCCATGTTCTTGTCCCATTAGGCCATCAAGACAATTCTCAAATCTCTTACCATGTCGTACTCGAATCAGCATATACCTATGTCCTTTTACATGATCAAACAACCACCCTTTTCTTAATGAATACACCATCAAAACTGCATTCATTCAACTACACTACATTGTACAAACCAATTCTTTATTATAACCCATTTTACTATCATTACAATCCTTAGAGTTCTTATGCATATGTTATCCAAAACAATATTTGAAATGCATCCCATTGTTGTTCCTCTGATAGCTCTCTGCTCATATAATATGCTGTCAAAATAGCCTACAAACTATGCTTCAATGCAGCCTAAAACACAGCACATTTAGTAATATTAGTCACCACCCCCGTGAGTGACTATTGAATATATTCTAATATCGTTATTGTCTAATACTACGAGTTTATTAACTCTAAAACATCCTAAAATAACGTGAAcaaatgaatttttctttgtttagaaATCTATTTTCAAGCCATTTTCACCtagaaaacaccataaaaacaaTCCTAAACCATCCATTAACTCTAAAACACTCCAAAATAacgcaaaaaataaaaatcaaactaatcaaGAAAATCCTAATTGAATCCAATCTACTTTTCAAGCATTGTTAGAGAAAAAGTCACTACTATTTGAAAACTCATCATTAAATGAAATTCATTGAGACTAAGAACAACAACTCTCATTGTCGAAAAGTGGTCAAACCGAtaactttctcttttcttatcgTTTTTCAATGAGTCTCTCTCATCTGTATAACTCGGGGTTGAGaatgatcaaaataaacttttagactaaaatattaaaaattctagaactttgaaattaaccatgtattttcttcatgttttacaTTTCATTCCTCtcacttttaatttggtttttattatcaaaatttcaaACCATCATCAGGctataaaaagaatcaattgaaaaacaaattttgaagacaaaaattaaaaaaaaaagggacggaaaaaaaaggagggtagtttttttagttaaagcTGATGGTttctagccaaaaaaaaaaagcaatgaggGTTGGGGTGCCACGTGTAAGGAGCCCATTAAGTAGGTGGTGGGTGAAGTCAGCTAGAGCTAAGCATCCATTTTTGGTGGGGTTTTTCTGGTTAGATTTGCCTGTTGGAGGATCGTAGCATGGGATTATATTTGGTTGTAAAGGAAAGTGTCAATTTAGGAGCCACCAACCATCGACAAGTTAGTGAAAATGGTGTCAAGTGCCGCACCCACCACCTCCTTCGATCAATCACCTCATCATCCATGTAATTAACCCTTTTTTGATCTATCACTTTTACGTTACTAAACACTTCCACTTCTATTAGACGTGTGGAATGATtcgatttctagtttttttatttgtgaatcAAATTAAGACTTGAAGCTAGTAGATGGATGTGTCTAATCAACTTTTTTGGATCcaatttcatgaaatttttttatctcaaaacaTCATAGAAATAACTTGTATATATTGAAGGATatctaataaaatcttaaaagttGGGAgttaaagatataatttatattatattttaatatattttttaattaaaaattatttcagtttaaattaaatttacaaaagaTTATACTAtcttatacataaaaaaaaataattcataactATTTGgttattatgtaaaaaaattattttaaattaaaaaatttaagcttttaaaattatataaattcttGCTATCTTTTGATTAACCTTTGGTATTGTGGTGTTTTATGGGTAAATAAAACATGatgaaatataataagaaagaattttgctagaaaaaaaatacaaaaatgagataccaaatctatttatttaattgaacaaaactatttttctttccatctcACATGTATATCGAACAATGAAGGGTAAATTAGAAAGTGTACTTGTCACTAATCAAATgtatatattatgatttttattttctaagataatatattaggattttttttattattaatatgggtgtctgAATCCGTTtgtgtgtacctcgactaatcttatgaattctaaagttaacgattatataagcctttaaaaatccgaaaatttataaaactcaaattggTGATAACTGAAAAGCAAATCTAGaatttgataaatcaaattatatttttcattaatatatttaGAGTTTTGAATGCGTAAGATGGTggtgttttcatttttattttcaaatctaaGAAAAAGGGACAGGTCATCTTGGTTGGTGTGAAGggaataaactaattaaaagctTAATTGTCATAATTATGAACATAAAGTACTTAGTAAATTTTGGGTAAATAGTCATATGATAGAAAACGTTAGGAGCCACACGCGATCATGTAGTGGCTAAGGCATCAAGGTGATAGATTCCTTTCCCTTGATTGTGTTCACACTTGTGCCTTTAAACCTAAAGATTCTATATGAAACCGTGTTCACACCTAATCCACCTAAAGAGCCGCTTTTAGCTTCGGCTTGGTGGCGGGCTTAGCTCTATCCATTAGCCAGATGGTCTTATCATTACGTGAGAAACATCATTCAAACCAAAATTATTAGGACATGTTTGGGGCACTAGTtgcactggtttttttttataaaattttgaattggttttgttttaaattaatttttttatgtttttgtattgttttaatatgctaatatcaaaaataaattttaaaaaataaaaaaatattattttaatacatttcaaataaaaagtacTCTACTATTCTCCCAAATAAACtctaagattttaatttttttcaaataacaaataagcatttgaaaaaaatattattttgatatatttttatctttatctctttaaaatgtattaaaatattttttctgaattttgtttttaatatttagcatatcaaaattattgaaaagtataaaaaaatattaatttaatattttttaaaaataaatatacttttgaAATATAACTAAATATGGTTGAAAATGCAATATCAAATTGGCACTCAAGCTCTAGAGAATGATTACCCTTgttaaattttgttatattatgTGATTTTAGtgttgtataaaataaaaattttaacaaaatttatttataatcgagagttttctcaaatttatttttaatcaaaatgtttgaaaaatgttttaagaTTCAATCGGTTGTAgataatataattagaaaatttgtttttttttctctcttatcaacatattttattatCCAAGACAAATTACAAAGTTTTTTTCACATATAAATAGCTACAAGTTtttactatgatttttttatcatcatctgACCGCCGCTTTTGATGAGTATATATAACTATTTATATTTTCGATGAAGAACTTCAcagtaaattaaaagaatatacgaaaaaatataacagtaattgctttttaaaatatattttatttagaaaaatataaaaataatttttttattttattatttaaaatttatttttgacatcaatatatcaaaacaattcaaaaaagttaaaaaataattttaaaaaattctaattttaataaaaaataaattaaaactcattCCCAAGCACCCCTAACCTAACCTAGCCTAGTTGAGCCAAGCCATGGAAGCACCGGCAATGGCTACCCACCAGCATCAACTTCATGGTGGATAGGATTCCTCACATGCAAAGTGGCAATTAAGTCAACACCAATCACTTGCCAGGTCACCAAACATGTCATCTTACGTGGCAACAAATTAGGTCTGACCTTTCTTCCTCATCCCCTTCTGCCATGCATCCTCTCCCTATATAACATCCCTCTCCTCTTCTTGCCCAAAACTTGCTCTCTCTACACTATCACATCCTCAAGATATAGAGAAAGATGGGAAATTGTTTAAGACATGAATCACAGGATTTTTCAGGGTTTGACATGCAAGAGAAAGCCATGAACAGCATAAAAGAGGAAGGGCTTCTTGGAGATAATAACACGGGAGAATTCACATCCTGCtctccaacaacaacaacaacatcaacTACAAAAGTGAAGATCAAGATTACGAAGAAACAACTCGAGGAGTTGATAGGCAAGGTTGAAGTAAAGGAACTCTCAGTGGAACAAATCTTGTCCATGTTGATGAATGGCAGTAGCAACGATAGATCTTACGAGGCACATGATCAGCTGTCTTGGAGGCCTAATCTACAGAGTATACCGGAATGATCATGAGCTGGTTTTGACGAAGGATGGGATCATGAAGATCCATTTATGTCTTCTTGTCGTACATGGTTTTGTTTTGTAGGGAAAGATGTGTAGTCTTACCTAGCCAATGTATTAAGCTAGCTCTAGCCCTATACATTTTGTTCATTTCTGTACATACAGGAACCAATATTTGGTTTTATAGTTAAAAGAattgttcctttttctttttaattctttgtttaACATCTTTTTACAATTTTGGTTCACAATATTGAGTGATTTTTATCCACAAATGTTGATATATGACATTGCTACAGGCCCCTGCCTGTAGCTTGCCGGCTTGTGTTTGGGGCACAGGCCATAAAATTATCAAGGGATAGACGGGGATTTTAGAGATTTATGTCAAGAGGCTTAATCTTAATCCTGAAGTAACTTTGAATTCTGAAAGGATCGATAGGTGGGGACTTTAGAAATGCCAACATGCTATCTTTAAAAGTGTAATATTTAGGGAAACAATTATGaacagaaataaattttataaaatatcttgtttgtttCCAACATTGTTATGTCTCCATTCTCAAAACAGTATCTAGTCAACAACTTGCATGGCCGGCATTTACCTGTTTGGATCAAAATTGATCAGAGGTTGCTAGTCGACAACTTGCATGGCCGGCATTTACAGTGGCCCTTTAAACATTTCATGTGCTCTGTCATTGTCATTCAACCACTGAAAGAAAATAGTTTtacattcatatataaaagaagtCATGGCAAAACCTCGACCAAATCGTTCAAACTTCAACCACATGTTTTCAATCttgttaaattataatttaaacgCCAAAACAAAGGGAGAAATGGTCAAGGGAGATGAAGATTAGACCATATCATGTTTCCATAATGGTTGGCTCACAGGCTAACTCTCTTCATGTGGTGATTAATTGAAGACTGCATTGCAGCTCTCATCTTTTCGGCAATCATCCTAACCATTGGATTTGTAGATGAATCAACTGATTTCGATTGATGGGACTTCTCAAAAACTGATTTCGGGAAGAATCTGTGTAAAAGTTGCAGCACCTTTCAAGGTCAAACACAATTCTAGGCGTAGTTATCTGgtatattatcattattatatcTATTATATTAGAGTTTATTATACAAATTCCATTAGAACAGTGGTAATCCCCAGATAAGAACCCATCCATGCTACTTCCTTTGTCAAATAATTTAGCTGCTTTGGTGCTTGACATTTTTCAGAGACATTTATCAACAATCAATGAAATGCtggaaataaaagcaaaaggaTTGATATAACAGTGCGTAACGGTGCTAAAAGTCAAAATTGCTGGCATACAGTAGCAAGACAAAATGTCGGccccaataaaaataattcactgCTGGATGGATGACAGCAGCTTGAAATCGCAGCCAACAATTGAAACCAAACCAGGAACTGCCCGTTTGGCAAAATAATGCTTTCGGCTTTTTCAGAGCTTTAGGGCTTACAACTACAACCAGCAAATGCCACAGCCATCCCGAAATGGACCCCAAAACATGGATGTTTCACAAAAATCTAAAAGTTGGCGCCAAGCAATTCTAACCAAATTAAATAGTAGCATAAACCTGCATCCCATGGAAAACTAAACAACATTTTGTTACGAATTGATGCATTAGCTGAAATTGAATGTTTCTTTGTTTCAATATGATCATACAAGAACAACAAAAGAGCATACAGCAGCTTTATAgtgtaatttaaaaatcaaatatggaTAGCACAACAATCCTTTAGTTACCAAGGACCTTGAGAAATGAAGAGTTTCTGCTTTCTGTTATCTATATTCTTGAAAGTTCACATGGCCAGTGGCTTGCGCATGTTCAACAGCCTCCTAAATAttaacatgaaaatgaaaatgagaatATAGAAATCGAGTAAAATTGCACCCAGCTCGATATAAGCATAAAGCTCAATATAAGCACTGAGAATGGAGCAAGAATAGTAGCATCAATATGAACTAACCTTCTGACCAATTACTCCAATTTGGCATACCCCACAGCGCAAAGTGAAGTTGGCAGTGTCTGTGTAACTTCTTCTCCTGCCAGTAATACAATGAAatgaatatttcaaaattacaaGATTTCCCAATTGGCATATACCAATGGAGAAAACagggaaaagaaataaaaagaatacatCATTTGCTAGATGgagaataaaatcaaaagagagTAAAACAAGAGCATTGGATAGGAAAGATTCTAATGATCCTGAAATGCAAAGCAGCATAGGATTAAAAACCAACATATAGTGTAACCTTAATCCATCTTATAAATCTGACTCATAAAGGTTCTAGAATGGCAAAGAAGTTTTCAAGAAGATATGAACTATGATGCTAAAAAAATCCGTGGTTGTCAAGTTATCT is a window encoding:
- the LOC7491370 gene encoding uncharacterized protein LOC7491370 — its product is MGNCLRHESQDFSGFDMQEKAMNSIKEEGLLGDNNTGEFTSCSPTTTTTSTTKVKIKITKKQLEELIGKVEVKELSVEQILSMLMNGSSNDRSYEAHDQLSWRPNLQSIPE